A genomic segment from Nodularia sphaerocarpa UHCC 0038 encodes:
- a CDS encoding DUF2795 domain-containing protein codes for MTKANPVEIQKHLKGFDYPGRKSDLIKHAKQHGADQDVISILEQLPENEEYKTPTVLNKAIGQII; via the coding sequence ATGACAAAAGCAAATCCTGTAGAAATCCAAAAACACTTAAAAGGCTTTGATTACCCAGGTAGAAAATCAGATTTAATCAAGCACGCTAAACAACATGGTGCTGATCAGGATGTAATCTCAATATTAGAGCAACTACCAGAAAACGAAGAGTACAAAACTCCAACTGTTCTCAACAAAGCCATAGGCCAGATTATCTAG
- a CDS encoding heme oxygenase (biliverdin-producing) — translation MSSNLASKLRLGTKKAHTMAENVGFVKCFLKGVVEKNSYRKLVANFYFIYSAMEEEMQKHHQHPILAKINFPQLNRKQTLEQDLSYYFGANWREQIQLSPAGEAYVQRIREISQTAPELLIAHSYTRYLGDLSGGQILKNIAVTAMNLSENQGTAFYEFADIPDEKAFKAQYRQNLDELPLDEATGDRIVDEANAAFGMNMKMFQELEGNLIKSIGVMLFNSLTRRRNRGNTELATAE, via the coding sequence ATGAGCAGCAATTTAGCCAGCAAATTACGTCTAGGTACTAAAAAAGCGCACACTATGGCAGAAAACGTGGGTTTTGTCAAGTGCTTTTTGAAAGGAGTAGTAGAGAAAAACTCTTACCGGAAATTAGTTGCGAACTTTTACTTCATCTACTCTGCGATGGAAGAGGAGATGCAAAAGCACCATCAGCACCCGATTCTAGCTAAAATTAACTTTCCCCAACTCAACCGTAAGCAGACCTTAGAACAAGACTTGAGTTACTATTTTGGTGCAAACTGGCGGGAACAAATTCAGCTATCGCCAGCAGGTGAAGCTTATGTGCAACGCATCCGCGAAATCTCTCAAACAGCACCAGAATTATTAATCGCCCATTCCTATACTCGTTATTTGGGTGATCTCTCCGGTGGTCAAATTCTCAAAAACATTGCGGTGACAGCAATGAACTTGTCTGAAAATCAAGGAACTGCTTTTTACGAATTTGCCGATATTCCCGATGAGAAGGCATTTAAAGCCCAATACCGTCAAAATCTGGATGAATTACCTCTGGATGAAGCTACAGGCGATCGCATTGTTGATGAAGCTAACGCCGCTTTTGGTATGAACATGAAGATGTTCCAGGAATTGGAAGGTAATTTGATCAAATCCATCGGTGTCATGCTGTTTAACAGTCTCACACGCCGCCGCAATCGTGGCAACACCGAACTGGCTACGGCTGAATAA
- a CDS encoding DUF3181 family protein: protein MATTQTAELLEALAAEIGEAVYIDIAKWHLYLSDAKLHTVVAEQMYPLITSQTVNEDRVIAVLESIPVKIGGGRKELPLNDLLPLQCQVNLVDILEKYQRQS from the coding sequence ATGGCTACGACTCAAACCGCAGAATTATTGGAAGCCCTAGCTGCTGAAATTGGCGAGGCTGTCTATATAGACATTGCCAAATGGCATCTTTATTTATCTGATGCTAAATTACATACTGTGGTTGCTGAACAGATGTATCCCTTAATTACTTCTCAGACTGTAAACGAAGACCGAGTTATTGCAGTATTAGAATCTATCCCCGTAAAAATTGGTGGTGGTAGAAAAGAATTGCCTTTAAATGATCTCCTACCACTGCAATGTCAAGTAAATCTAGTAGATATTTTAGAGAAATATCAACGCCAGAGTTAA
- the cobW gene encoding cobalamin biosynthesis protein CobW, whose amino-acid sequence MATKIPVTVITGFLGSGKTSLIRHLLQNNQGRRIAVLVNEFGELGIDGELLKSCQICPEDEDDGSNIFELTNGCLCCTVQEEFYPTMQELIKRRDSIDCILIETSGLALPKPLIKAFRWQEIRAAATVDAVITVVDCEAVASGTFASNPEAIAAQRQADDSLEHETPLQELFEDQLACADLVVLNKTDLVDIATKHRVEELIKQELPRVVKIVASDRGTLDASILLGFQAAVEDDLDSRPSHHDSEEEHEHDEEITSTHLILNRTFDPEKLQAQLQKLAHQQEIYRIKGFVAVANKPMRLVMQGVGTRFDKFYDRPWKPQELQQTSLVFIGRDLKSSEIESQLVAL is encoded by the coding sequence ATGGCTACAAAAATTCCTGTTACAGTGATTACAGGCTTTTTAGGCAGTGGTAAAACTAGCTTAATTCGCCACCTACTACAAAACAACCAAGGCCGCCGCATTGCAGTTTTAGTCAACGAGTTTGGCGAACTGGGTATTGATGGTGAATTGTTAAAATCTTGTCAAATCTGCCCCGAAGATGAAGATGATGGCAGTAATATTTTTGAATTAACCAACGGCTGCTTATGTTGTACCGTGCAGGAAGAATTTTATCCCACGATGCAAGAATTAATCAAGCGGCGTGATAGCATTGACTGTATTTTAATTGAAACTTCGGGTTTAGCTTTACCAAAACCGTTAATTAAAGCCTTTCGCTGGCAAGAAATTCGCGCTGCGGCTACAGTGGATGCGGTGATTACTGTGGTAGATTGTGAAGCAGTAGCATCAGGCACATTTGCTAGTAATCCAGAGGCGATCGCCGCCCAAAGACAAGCAGATGATAGTCTAGAACATGAAACACCCTTGCAAGAACTGTTTGAAGACCAACTGGCTTGTGCAGATTTGGTGGTGTTGAATAAAACTGATTTAGTCGATATTGCCACAAAGCATCGAGTAGAGGAATTAATTAAGCAAGAATTGCCCAGAGTGGTGAAGATTGTGGCAAGCGATCGCGGTACACTCGATGCCTCTATCTTACTCGGATTCCAAGCCGCAGTGGAAGATGATTTAGATAGTCGTCCCAGCCATCACGACAGCGAAGAAGAACACGAACACGACGAAGAGATTACCTCAACTCACTTAATTTTAAACCGCACCTTTGACCCAGAGAAACTGCAAGCACAACTGCAAAAACTCGCTCACCAACAAGAAATCTATCGGATTAAAGGCTTTGTCGCCGTAGCTAACAAACCCATGCGCCTAGTAATGCAAGGTGTCGGAACTCGATTTGATAAATTTTATGACCGCCCCTGGAAACCACAAGAACTTCAACAAACCAGTTTAGTTTTCATTGGTCGTGATTTGAAATCTTCAGAAATCGAATCACAATTAGTCGCTTTATAA
- a CDS encoding acetyltransferase has protein sequence MFLQLKDSGDLIKILDFQELIDPNNNIIHGQDQLGEEEQEPDSYKKQNLVFPSGESLPRCWVDANYRHPQLSSSSQHR, from the coding sequence ATGTTTTTACAACTCAAAGATTCTGGTGATTTGATCAAAATTCTTGATTTTCAGGAATTAATTGATCCAAATAATAATATTATCCACGGACAAGACCAATTAGGTGAAGAAGAACAAGAACCGGATTCTTATAAAAAACAAAATCTCGTATTCCCCTCTGGTGAAAGTCTACCACGTTGTTGGGTAGATGCAAATTATAGACATCCTCAACTTTCATCATCTTCTCAGCACCGATAA
- a CDS encoding glycosyltransferase family 8 protein: MEVLFCFDGKYEQHFGAAVTSLILNNLDHLTKVHIITKKITTNFQQKIDKLKTTAKIDFLIYQVEDAEVKNLKVSQHISSAAYYRLLAPDILPNHLNKVLYLDSDLIVNGSILELYNYDISNYVVAAHGKKVVTNKKRLELNSNYYFNSGVMLINLETWRNLNIGKQCIELIRNRPDMIKLWDQDALNKVIDGDFLNLDQKWNSLVDLYDGNSQANDQSMIIHFIGSLKPWQIWCISPAKELYWSYLKKSPWSNSIPEIPKNSKQVLSAIKAIFKQLQNSTKATKK, translated from the coding sequence ATGGAAGTTTTGTTTTGTTTTGATGGCAAGTATGAACAACACTTTGGAGCAGCTGTAACTTCCCTGATATTGAATAACCTAGATCATCTAACAAAAGTCCATATAATAACTAAAAAAATTACCACTAACTTTCAGCAAAAAATTGACAAACTCAAGACAACAGCTAAAATTGATTTTTTGATTTATCAAGTAGAAGATGCAGAAGTTAAAAACTTAAAAGTCTCTCAACATATATCCTCGGCTGCATATTATAGATTACTAGCTCCTGACATTCTGCCAAATCATCTCAATAAAGTACTGTATCTTGATTCTGATTTAATTGTCAATGGTTCAATTCTGGAGCTATATAATTATGACATATCAAATTATGTCGTTGCAGCTCATGGAAAAAAAGTTGTCACCAACAAAAAAAGGCTAGAACTGAATAGCAACTACTATTTTAACTCTGGTGTCATGTTGATTAACTTAGAAACTTGGCGCAATCTGAATATTGGGAAACAATGTATTGAACTTATTCGCAATCGTCCTGATATGATCAAACTATGGGATCAAGATGCTTTAAATAAAGTGATTGACGGTGATTTTTTGAATTTAGACCAAAAATGGAATTCATTGGTTGATTTATATGATGGTAATTCCCAGGCTAATGACCAATCAATGATAATTCATTTTATTGGCTCTTTAAAACCGTGGCAAATATGGTGTATTAGTCCTGCAAAAGAACTTTACTGGTCATACTTGAAAAAATCACCTTGGTCAAATAGCATTCCAGAAATACCTAAAAATTCCAAACAAGTATTATCTGCAATAAAAGCAATTTTTAAACAGCTACAAAATTCCACAAAAGCAACGAAAAAATAA
- the moaC gene encoding cyclic pyranopterin monophosphate synthase MoaC encodes MQDNFLSNSAELTHLDDQGAAQMVDVSAKMPTIRQAVAVAKVRMLPETFAAIQAGNAPKGDVLATARLAGIMAAKQTATLIPLCHPLPLQKITVEVTPDSQLPGYQIQATVKTKAETGVEMEALTAVSVAALTLYDMAKALEKSIVIESIQLVSKTGGKSGDYSSPLA; translated from the coding sequence ATGCAAGACAATTTTTTATCTAATTCTGCCGAATTAACTCACCTTGACGATCAAGGCGCAGCACAGATGGTAGATGTATCCGCTAAGATGCCCACAATCAGGCAAGCAGTAGCTGTGGCTAAAGTGCGAATGTTGCCAGAAACCTTCGCCGCCATTCAAGCCGGCAATGCCCCAAAAGGGGATGTATTAGCAACAGCCAGGTTAGCGGGAATTATGGCTGCTAAACAAACGGCGACATTGATTCCCCTGTGTCATCCTTTGCCACTACAAAAAATTACAGTGGAAGTTACACCCGATTCCCAACTACCTGGTTATCAAATTCAGGCCACAGTCAAAACCAAAGCCGAAACAGGCGTAGAAATGGAAGCTTTAACAGCTGTTTCTGTGGCGGCTTTGACTTTATACGATATGGCCAAAGCTTTAGAAAAGTCTATTGTAATTGAATCGATTCAACTAGTAAGTAAAACTGGCGGTAAATCAGGCGACTATTCCTCGCCATTAGCATAA
- a CDS encoding ABA4-like family protein, with translation MNISQLFDIANIFVLPFWVLMIFLPKWKLTRRVMESYLPFVVLAGAYLYLFVNSITPENAAALSNPQLADIARFLGDETAAATGWIHFLVMDLFVGRWIYLEGQKTGIWTIHSIALCLFAGPLGLLSHILTYWISKAFFPNSQTSEAVVEEAVSSSS, from the coding sequence ATGAATATCTCTCAACTATTTGACATTGCTAACATTTTCGTTTTACCCTTTTGGGTGTTGATGATTTTCCTACCCAAGTGGAAATTGACACGGCGGGTAATGGAATCATATTTACCTTTTGTGGTGCTAGCTGGAGCATATTTGTATTTATTTGTCAATAGCATTACACCAGAAAATGCGGCTGCTTTATCCAATCCCCAATTAGCCGATATTGCCCGATTTTTAGGTGATGAAACAGCTGCTGCAACCGGTTGGATTCATTTTCTGGTGATGGATTTATTTGTCGGTCGTTGGATATATTTAGAAGGGCAGAAAACAGGTATTTGGACAATTCATTCTATTGCTTTATGTTTGTTTGCTGGCCCTTTGGGTTTACTTTCCCATATCTTGACTTACTGGATTAGTAAGGCATTTTTTCCCAATTCACAGACCAGTGAAGCGGTAGTAGAAGAGGCTGTTTCGAGTAGCAGTTAG
- a CDS encoding 2TM domain-containing protein, whose protein sequence is MPPRWPRKPDRKDPAFRKLDDRINFAVHVALTTAVNSSLWFFHNLTAATWEWLPWLTAGWILVLLVHLIYISAIANYTETPTKST, encoded by the coding sequence ATGCCTCCTCGTTGGCCTCGCAAACCCGACCGCAAAGACCCAGCATTCCGTAAGTTAGATGACAGAATTAATTTTGCTGTTCATGTCGCACTGACTACAGCTGTTAATTCTAGTTTATGGTTTTTCCACAATTTAACCGCAGCTACCTGGGAATGGCTACCCTGGTTAACCGCAGGTTGGATATTAGTATTATTGGTGCATCTCATTTATATTAGTGCGATCGCTAACTATACGGAAACTCCAACTAAGTCCACCTGA
- the hpsL gene encoding hormogonium polysaccharide biosynthesis protein HpsL has product MLKTKRKSKNSKKQDTKEASTASLKERLAQRSKAAQAQKQFTTLLGITVFVSILFGILFFFVGGIKAVVPGVLAILIMTFSYKYPRPALFAFLIYMPFGGTITYYIGNSPVLQLAKDSFYIPALVAFWQTCRKQGLPLILPQTIKTPLFILLGFCLLTLIFINGGQQFNPPDLGLLETSPNENPIAMGILGLKVFLGYVPLIGCAYYLIRNKKDFLFLSRLQVVIILICCTLGIIQYMLLASGVCQGTRNATGADLFKASIEARCYFGGSLLYSPSQGVIRLPGTFVAPWQWAWFLISSTFFAFATGFTDPAIIWRLLGLGSLATVFINAVISGQRIALALVPISFVILLFVTGEIRNLKRFIPMGLGLALILGMAMAINPGLLQQRIDSFVGRVEAAPPETFIVQQFQENWKNVATPIGSGLGRATNSARALGRTKLVETYYPKVLWEVGIVGVMAFLALVTTLTISAFKAYRSIKDPNLRTYAAAVWVFILFISYNTYYYPLDVDPVAVYYWFFAGVLFKLPILDKQEKQNSQALKTTKKKFSPIQI; this is encoded by the coding sequence ATGCTGAAAACCAAACGCAAATCGAAAAACTCAAAAAAACAGGATACCAAGGAAGCTTCTACGGCTAGCCTCAAAGAACGGTTAGCCCAAAGAAGTAAAGCAGCTCAAGCACAGAAACAATTTACCACCCTGCTGGGCATAACTGTTTTTGTCAGTATCTTATTTGGCATTTTATTTTTTTTCGTAGGTGGAATTAAGGCAGTAGTTCCTGGGGTTTTAGCAATCCTGATTATGACCTTTTCTTACAAATACCCCCGCCCAGCCTTGTTTGCCTTTCTGATTTATATGCCATTTGGGGGTACTATCACCTATTACATCGGCAACAGTCCCGTTCTGCAACTGGCTAAAGATTCTTTCTACATTCCCGCCTTGGTGGCATTTTGGCAAACTTGCCGTAAGCAAGGGCTACCTCTCATACTTCCCCAAACTATTAAGACTCCACTGTTTATTTTATTGGGTTTTTGTCTGCTAACGCTGATATTTATCAATGGTGGACAACAGTTCAATCCCCCCGACTTGGGACTCCTGGAAACATCACCCAATGAAAATCCTATAGCTATGGGTATTCTGGGACTAAAAGTATTTTTGGGCTATGTACCCTTGATTGGTTGTGCTTACTATTTAATTCGGAATAAAAAAGACTTCCTATTTTTATCGCGCCTACAGGTTGTGATCATACTTATCTGCTGTACGCTGGGAATTATTCAATATATGTTACTAGCAAGTGGAGTATGTCAAGGTACTAGAAATGCTACAGGAGCCGATTTATTTAAAGCATCAATAGAAGCGCGGTGTTATTTTGGGGGTTCTCTACTCTATAGTCCTAGCCAGGGAGTAATTCGCTTACCAGGAACCTTTGTCGCCCCTTGGCAATGGGCATGGTTTTTGATTTCTAGCACATTTTTTGCCTTTGCCACAGGTTTCACTGATCCGGCAATTATTTGGCGATTACTAGGTTTAGGTTCTTTGGCAACGGTTTTTATTAATGCAGTCATCTCTGGACAGAGAATTGCCTTAGCCCTAGTACCGATCTCCTTTGTCATCTTACTATTTGTTACAGGTGAAATTCGTAACCTGAAACGCTTTATCCCGATGGGACTAGGATTAGCCCTCATTCTGGGAATGGCTATGGCAATTAACCCAGGACTTTTGCAACAACGGATAGATAGTTTTGTGGGTCGAGTGGAAGCTGCACCTCCCGAAACCTTTATCGTCCAGCAGTTTCAGGAAAATTGGAAAAATGTAGCTACCCCCATTGGTAGTGGTTTGGGTCGGGCGACGAACTCGGCTCGCGCATTGGGTAGAACCAAGCTAGTAGAGACATATTACCCAAAGGTGCTATGGGAGGTAGGTATTGTGGGAGTAATGGCATTTTTAGCTTTGGTTACAACTCTGACAATTAGTGCTTTCAAAGCATATCGTTCTATCAAAGACCCTAACTTAAGGACTTATGCTGCTGCTGTGTGGGTGTTTATACTATTTATTAGCTATAACACTTACTATTATCCTTTAGATGTTGACCCGGTGGCTGTATACTACTGGTTTTTTGCCGGGGTACTGTTTAAATTGCCCATCCTGGATAAACAAGAAAAACAAAATTCTCAGGCTCTAAAAACTACAAAGAAGAAATTTTCCCCGATTCAAATTTAA
- the glmM gene encoding phosphoglucosamine mutase: MVTSINKTQGDIRGSSKSESHKSAKALDGNFGLNLVSLPTTALFGTDGIRGQVGELLNAPLALQVGFWAGMVLQNHSCQTGPVILGQDSRNSSDMLAMALSAGLTAAGVEVWYLGLCPTPTVAYLTSITEAIGGVMISASHNPPEDNGIKIFNGNGAKLSPGLQAEIEAGLRGHTVTGKVSHCGRHYSRWELVDQYGETLRESLQQTANLQGLKIVLDLAWGAAVGLAPKVFTQMGAEVICLHNEADGDRINVKCGSTDLAILQATVKEHHADLGFAFDGDADRVLAVDHTGRQVDGDYILYLWGKHLQQQQQLPDNLIVSTVMANLGFERAWEQQGGNLIRTAVGDQYVQAEMMRTGGMLGGEQSGHILCRHYAMTGDGLLTALHIAALVKEAGVPLSEMVDQSFETYPQFLRNVRVIDRDRRLNWQNCIPVQQAIAQAEAAMGDAGRILVRASGTEPVIRVMVEAANAELANHWTNELVYQVQQHLAA, from the coding sequence ATGGTTACATCTATCAATAAAACCCAAGGCGACATTCGGGGTAGTTCTAAGTCCGAATCTCACAAATCAGCAAAAGCTTTGGATGGCAATTTTGGGCTTAACTTAGTATCTCTACCGACGACTGCCTTGTTCGGCACAGATGGGATTCGTGGACAAGTGGGAGAATTACTGAATGCGCCCTTAGCATTACAGGTGGGTTTTTGGGCGGGTATGGTTTTGCAAAATCATAGTTGTCAAACAGGGCCAGTCATCCTGGGGCAAGATTCGCGAAATTCTAGCGATATGCTGGCAATGGCTTTAAGTGCAGGGTTAACAGCAGCCGGGGTAGAGGTTTGGTATTTGGGGTTATGTCCGACTCCCACCGTTGCTTATTTAACCAGCATTACTGAAGCCATCGGTGGAGTGATGATTTCTGCTAGTCATAACCCGCCTGAAGACAATGGGATTAAGATTTTTAATGGCAATGGTGCGAAGTTATCTCCAGGTTTGCAGGCTGAGATTGAGGCGGGACTACGCGGGCATACAGTTACAGGTAAAGTGAGTCATTGTGGACGGCATTATTCGCGCTGGGAATTAGTGGATCAGTATGGGGAAACCTTGAGGGAATCTTTGCAGCAAACGGCGAATCTTCAAGGGCTGAAAATTGTTTTAGATTTAGCCTGGGGTGCAGCAGTTGGGTTGGCCCCAAAAGTATTTACCCAAATGGGCGCAGAGGTGATCTGCTTACATAATGAAGCTGATGGCGATCGCATTAATGTTAAATGCGGTTCTACTGATCTGGCAATTCTGCAAGCCACAGTCAAGGAACATCACGCCGACTTGGGTTTTGCCTTTGATGGCGATGCTGATCGCGTCTTAGCTGTAGATCATACTGGTAGGCAAGTCGATGGCGATTACATTCTTTATCTGTGGGGAAAACATCTCCAACAACAGCAACAACTGCCAGATAACCTGATTGTTTCCACAGTCATGGCTAACTTAGGCTTTGAGAGGGCTTGGGAACAACAAGGCGGGAACTTAATTCGTACCGCCGTCGGTGATCAATACGTACAAGCAGAAATGATGCGGACTGGGGGAATGTTAGGCGGTGAACAATCTGGTCATATTCTTTGCCGCCATTATGCCATGACTGGTGATGGCTTGTTAACAGCTTTACATATAGCAGCTTTAGTCAAAGAGGCTGGTGTTCCCCTCAGCGAAATGGTAGACCAAAGCTTTGAAACTTATCCCCAATTCTTGCGGAATGTCCGAGTCATAGATCGCGATCGCCGTTTGAATTGGCAAAATTGTATACCAGTGCAACAGGCGATCGCCCAAGCCGAAGCAGCAATGGGTGATGCAGGCAGAATATTAGTCCGGGCTTCTGGTACAGAACCAGTGATCAGAGTCATGGTAGAAGCCGCTAATGCAGAACTGGCTAACCACTGGACAAACGAACTAGTATATCAAGTCCAGCAACACTTAGCCGCATAA